The following are encoded together in the Triticum dicoccoides isolate Atlit2015 ecotype Zavitan chromosome 6B, WEW_v2.0, whole genome shotgun sequence genome:
- the LOC119320475 gene encoding glycosyltransferase family 92 protein RCOM_0530710-like, with protein MPRHRRCSRLRRIVGGVSVGALLLLAGSGGHNAYSGRPVFSLPLGLGAPFPLVADSPAPPPFLFAVDFSSSPSPQSQYSPFRLSDDSLARRLLPLRLRASQSLPPQDADAVLLPDQEVLILDDAEPTGDAVCAFQGGASSPARSLGRLPASGLHAYVCRLPDPAQSFQQLQAPLLLHSSTSSAAAAAPDPPSPSPGRALLNWTSDPIVFDSALLDGGDVLVFAKGISRRQGLQCLYRYSDGADTMLATTPAITSVQQVTRCPSPPTPVKSGGSTKILVTLGVTGEDPMPSLATFRQQQAESSSLTPHKSSICACTMGRNISKFLREWALYHSAIGVDQFFIYDNGSEDNLAGLVAQLISSGLNITTVPWPWTKVQEAGLSHCAATQQASC; from the coding sequence ATGCCGCGACACCGCCGCTGCAGCCGGCTGCGCCGCATCGTCGGCGGCGTCTCAGTCGGAGCTCTCCTGCTGTTAGCCGGAAGCGGAGGCCATAACGCCTACTCGGGCCGCCCGGTCTTCTCGCTGCCCCTCGGCCTCGGCGCCCCCTTCCCGCTCGTCGCCGACAGTCCGGCGCCCCCGCCCTTCCTGTTCGCTGTCGACTTTTCGTCGTCGCCATCCCCGCAATCCCAATACTCACCCTTTCGCCTCAGCGATGACAGCCTCGCGCGGCGCCTGCTGCCCCTCCGCCTCCGCGCCAGTCAATCGCTGCCGCCGCAGGACGCGGATGCGGTCCTCCTTCCCGACCAGGAGGTCCTGATCCTGGACGACGCTGAGCCTACCGGCGATGCCGTCTGTGCCTTCCAGGGTGGGGCGTCCTCCCCGGCGAGATCACTCGGGAGGCTGCCGGCGTCCGGGCTTCACGCATACGTCTGCCGCCTTCCCGACCCAGCGCAGAGCTTCCAGCAGCTCCAAGCGCCGCTCTTACTCCACTCCTCCACTTCCTCGGCCGCCGCAGCTGCTCCagatcccccttctccttctccgggCCGCGCATTGCTTAACTGGACCAGCGACCCGATAGTGTTTGACTCGGCTCTTCTGGACGGAGGCGACGTGCTCGTCTTCGCTAAGGGAATCAGCCGCCGCCAAGGCCTTCAGTGCCTGTATCGCTATAGCGACGGCGCCGATACCATGCTGGCAACTACACCGGCAATCACCTCAGTACAGCAAGTTACTCGCTGCCCCTCGCCGCCGACACCTGTCAAGTCAGGAGGAAGCACCAAGATTCTTGTCACACTAGGGGTCACCGGCGAGGATCCCATGCCCTCCCTTGCAACCTTTCGGCAACAGCAAGCTGAATCTTCTTCGCTGACTCCTCACAAGAGTTCAATTTGCGCCTGCACAATGGGACGCAACATCTCCAAGTTTCTCAGGGAGTGGGCACTCTACCATAGTGCGATCGGCGTGGATCAGTTCTTTATCTACGACAATGGCAGCGAGGACAACTTGGCAGGCCTAGTGGCGCAGCTCATATCCTCCGGGCTCAACATCACAACCGTGCCATGGCCTTGGACCAAGGTCCAAGAAGCTGGTCTGTCTCATTGCGCGGCCACACAGCAAGCTTCGTGCTAA